The Populus trichocarpa isolate Nisqually-1 chromosome 11, P.trichocarpa_v4.1, whole genome shotgun sequence genome has a segment encoding these proteins:
- the LOC7454388 gene encoding G-type lectin S-receptor-like serine/threonine-protein kinase At4g27290, producing MDSFPSLLFCFSLLLIIAPSTAVDSINTTQPFKDGDFLVSAGGSFKLGFFSFGASSNRYLCIWYNQISTTTVAWVANRETPLNDSSGVLTISSQGILVLLDQTGRKLWSSNSSRPATNPVAQLLDSGNLVVREEGDSNLENSLWQSFDYPGDTFLPEMKLGRNTVTSLDRYISSWKSSDDPSRGNWTYRLDPAAYSELIVIEDSTERFRSGPWNGMRFSGTPQLKLNTIYTYRFVYDNDEEYYTYQLVNSSFLSRMVISQNGAVQRFTWIDRTQSWDLYLTVQTDNCDRYALCGAYATCSINNSPVCNCLDGFTPKISKDWDTMDWSSGCDRKTKLNCSGDGFRKFTGIKLPETRKSWFNRSMSLDECRSTCLKNCSCTAYANLDISNNGGSGCLLWFSDLIDMRQFNENGQEIYIRMARSELGNDGGVEAKSKDKKQTLIIILVPCVAMVFLSLALFLLLRRKKRQKKRKMKDILETSQNNKGKEEDLELPLFDISTMSRATDDFSAANILGQGGFGTVYKGILKDGQEIAVKRLSKTSKQGLDELKNEIKHIVKLQHRNLVKLLGCCIEADEMMLIYEFMPNKSLDFIFDKTRNKVLDWPKRFHIINGIARGLLYLHQDSRLRIIHRDLKASNILLDDEMNPKISDFGLARSVGGSETEANTNKVVGTYGYISPEYAIDGLYSVKSDVFSFGVMVLEIVSGKRNKGFCHPDYKLDLLGYAWRLFTEGRSSELIAESIVESCNLYEALRSIQIGLLCVQRSPRDRPSMSSVVMMLGSESELPQPKEPGFFNTKDSGKASSSSIQSKISANEITMTQLEAR from the exons ATGGATTCCTTTCCTTCACTTCTGTTTTGCTTCTCTTTGTTGCTGATTATAGCTCCATCCACAGCAGTTGACTCCATCAATACAACTCAACCATTTAAAGATGgagattttcttgtttcagcTGGTGGAAGCTTTAAATTGGGATTTTTCAGCTTTGGCGCCTCCAGCAACCGTTACTTGTGCATATGGTATAACCAAATATCTACTACGACTGTAGCTTGGGTTGCTAACAGGGAAACCCCGCTCAATGATTCATCAGGTGTTTTGACGATTTCTAGCcaaggaattcttgtccttCTTGATCAAACTGGGAGAAAATTATGGTCTTCCAACTCATCAAGGCCTGCAACAAATCCGGTTGCGCAGCTTTTGGATTCAGGAAACCTTGTTGTGAGAGAGGAGGGTGATAGTAATCTGGAAAATTCCTTGTGGCAGAGTTTTGACTATCCAGGCGATACGTTCCTGCCAGAGATGAAGCTTGGAAGGAACACTGTAACCAGTCTGGATCGGTACATATCATCATGGAAGTCATCTGATGATCCTTCTAGAGGTAATTGGACTTACAGACTTGATCCTGCTGCATATTCTGAGTTAATTGTGATAGAGGACTCAACTGAGAGGTTTAGGTCTGGACCATGGAATGGTATGCGGTTCAGTGGTACTCCTCAACTGAAACTAAATACGATATACACATACAGATTTGTTTATGATAATGATGAGGAATACTACACCTATCAGCTTGTTAACAGCTCATTTCTTTCAAGGATGGTGATAAGTCAGAATGGTGCTGTCCAGCGCTTCACCTGGATTGATCGAACGCAATCTTGGGACCTCTATCTCACAGTGCAAACTGATAATTGCGATCGTTATGCACTTTGTGGTGCATATGCCACTTGTAGCATCAACAACTCCCCTGTATGCAATTGTTTGGATGGATTTACACCTAAAATTTCTAAAGATTGGGATACAATGGATTGGTCAAGTGGTTGCGATagaaagactaaattgaattgCTCTGGAGATGGGTTTCGAAAATTCACTGGCATCAAGTtacctgaaacaagaaaatcctGGTTTAACAGGAGCATGAGTCTTGACGAGTGCAGAAGCACGTGCCTGAAGAACTGTTCTTGTACAGCTTATGCAAATTTGGACATTAGCAATAATGGAGGGAGTGGGTGCTTGCTCTGGTTCAGTGACCTTATTGATATGAGACAGTTCAATGAAAATGGGCAAGAAATATACATAAGGATGGCTAGATCAGAACTAG GCAATGATGGGGGCGTGGAGGCTAAATCCAAAGACAAAAAACAAACGCTTATAATAATCTTAGTGCCATGTGTTGCGATGGTGTTTCTCAGTCTAGCCTTGTTCCTGCTTCTCCGAAGAAAGAAGCGGCAGAAAAAGA gaaaaatgaaagatattcTGGAAACAAGTCAAAATAATAAAGGTAAGGAGGAAGATCTAGAGCTGCCGTTGTTTGATATAAGTACTATGTCTCGTGCAACCGATGACTTTTCTGCGGCCAATATACTCGGACAAGGTGGTTTTGGAACTGTCTATAAG GGAATACTAAAAGATGGACAAGAAATAGCTGTGAAGAGGCTTTCAAAGACTTCAAAACAAGGACTCGATGAATTAAAAAACGAAATCAAGCACATTGTGAAACTTCAGCACCGAAATCTAGTGAAGCTTCTAGGTTGCTGCATTGAAGCCGATGAAATGATGCTGATCTATGAGTTCATGCCCAACAAAAGCTTGGACTTTATCTTTG ATAAAACAAGGAACAAGGTACTAGACTGGCCTAAACGCTTCCACATTATCAATGGGATTGCCCGGGGACTCCTTTACCTTCACCAAGACTCGAGACTAAGAATAATTCACAGAGATTTGAAAGCCAGCAACATTTTATTAGATGAcgaaatgaatccaaaaatttCAGACTTTGGCCTGGCTAGAAGTGTCGGAGGAAGTGAAACTGAAGCCAATACAAATAAGGTGGTGGGAACATA TGGCTACATATCACCAGAGTATGCAATTGATGGGCTCTACTCTGTGAAATCAGATGTGTTTAGCTTTGGTGTGATGGTGCTAGAGATAGTGAGTGGAAAGAGAAATAAAGGATTTTGTCATCCAGACTACAAGCTGGACCTTCTTGGATAT GCATGGAGACTATTTACAGAAGGCAGGTCCTCAGAACTCATTGCAGAATCAATTGTAGAATCATGCAATTTATATGAAGCGCTGCGTTCGATACAAATAGGTCTATTATGCGTGCAACGGAGTCCAAGAGACAGACCAAGCATGTCATCAGTGGTTATGATGTTGGGCAGTGAGAGTGAATTGCCTCAGCCGAAAGAACCTGGTTTTTTTAACACCAAGGATAGTGGTAAAGCAAGTTCTTCATCAATTCAGAGCAAGATTTCAGCTAATGAAATCACCATGACACAACTAGAAGCAAGATAG
- the LOC7454389 gene encoding G-type lectin S-receptor-like serine/threonine-protein kinase At4g27290 isoform X2, with protein MEEDLATDQVSIAHLMPLPVSLKLKEILLETEMKSLRLGLTLLFCLCFSSSFTKSLAADTIAANQNITDGETIVSSGGNYGMGFFSPGNSTKRYLGIWYNRISKGRVVWVANREKPVTDKSGVFKVDERGILMLYNQNSSVIWSSNISRQARNPVAQLLETGNLAVRNLDDPSPENFLWQSFHHPGNTFLPGMKVGRIASGLDVIISSWKSTDDPSPGIMNRLTWIDRTNSWIVYASAPADNCDNYNLCGAYGRCNIGTSPACSCLDRFMPGNQEQWQRADWSGGCVRRMPLDCKNGDGFIKYSNVKVPQANNWMVNISMTTEECRTECLKNCSCMAYANSDVIAKSGCFLWFDEHLIDIRQYTDDGQDLYIRMASSEAAAANQGQGGSKWNNKVAVILGSVLAPLLVVCLGICLLIRKKKMEQNKYTSSHGRSRKEQIPEDNFTIPYQEEDLDLPHYDLNTLAIATNGFSFSNLLGEGGFGPVYKGVFKDGQEVAVKRLSKESRQGLDEFMNEVKCIAQLQHRNLVKLLGYCVQLDEKILIYEYMPKKSLDFYINDKKQSKSLDWTQRFQIINGISRGLLYLHQDSRLRIIHRDLKPSNILLDEEMNPKISDFGMARSFGGNETEANTKRVVGTYGYMSPEYAIDGLFSIKSDVFSFGVLVLEIVSGKRNRGFHHPGHQLNLLGHAWKLFKEGRALELVDDLIVETCNQNEVTRSIHIGLLCVQHSPGDRPSMSTVVLMLGGEGTLAQPNEPGFYTERKLIDASSSSSKQESCSVNEVTVTLIDAR; from the exons ATGGAGGAGGACTTGGCTACTGACCAAGTCTCCATTGCACATTTAATGCCATTGCCGGTTAGTCTCAAACTAAAAGAAATTCTGCTCGAAACAGAGATGAAAAGCCTTCGCCTTGGCCTTACCCTTCTTTTCTgcttatgtttctcttcttctttcacaAAATCCTTGGCAGCAGACACCATAGCTGCAAACCAAAACATCACTGATGGGGAGACCATTGTATCAAGTGGTGGAAACTATGGAATGGGGTTTTTCAGCCCTGGAAATTCCACAAAACGATACTTGGGAATATGGTACAACAGGATATCTAAAGGAAGAGTTGTTTGGGTTGCCAACAGAGAAAAACCAGTCACTGATAAATCCGGAGTTTTCAAGGTCGATGAAAGGGGAATCCTCATGCTTTACAATCAGAACAGCAGTGTTATTTGGTCTTCCAACATATCAAGGCAAGCTCGAAACCCTGTTGCGCAGCTTTTGGAAACAGGAAATCTTGCTGTCAGAAATCTAGATGATCCAAGCCCGGAAAACTTCTTGTGGCAAAGTTTCCACCATCCGGGGAATACATTTCTACCAGGAATGAAAGTTGGACGTATAGCTTCAGGCTTGGATGTGATCATATCGTCGTGGAAGAGCACAGATGATCCTTCTCCAG GTATCATGAATCGGCTTACTTGGATTGATCGAACTAATAGTTGGATTGTGTACGCGAGCGCACCCGCGGACAACTGcgataattataatttatgtggTGCTTATGGAAGGTGTAACATTGGCACTTCTCCTGCATGTAGTTGTTTGGACAGATTCATGCCGGGAAACCAAGAACAGTGGCAAAGGGCAGATTGGTCTGGTGGATGTGTTCGAAGGATGCCATTGGATTGCAAGAATGGAGATGGATTCATCAAGTATTCCAACGTCAAAGTGCCTCAAGCGAATAATTGGATGGTTAATATAAGCATGACCACGGAAGAATGCAGGACGGAATGCTTGAAGAATTGTTCTTGCATGGCTTATGCCAATTCAGATGTAATAGCAAAAAGTGGATGCTTTCTCTGGTTTGATGAACACCTGATTGATATCAGACAGTATACAGATGATGGGCAGGATCTTTACATTAGGATGGCTTCCTCTGAAGCAG CTGCTGCAAATCAAGGTCAAGGGGGCTCCAAATGGAATAACAAAGTTGCTGTTATATTGGGCTCAGTATTGGCACCATTGCTCGTCGTATGCCTGGGCATATGTTTGCTCATACGGAAGAAAAAGATGGAGCAAAACAAATATACTAGCAGTCATGGTAGGTCAA GGAAGGAGCAGATTCCAGAAGATAACTTCACAATACCTTACCAGGAGGAGGATCTTGATCTACCACACTATGACTTGAATACATTAGCTATTGCTACCAATGGCTTCTCATTCAGCAATCTGCTTGGGGAGGGTGGATTTGGACCGGTTTATAAG GGTGTGTTTAAAGATGGCCAAGAAGTAGCTGTGAAGAGGCTTTCCAAGGAATCCAGACAAGGGCTTGATGAGTTCATGAATGAAGTTAAATGCATCGCGCAACTTCAGCACCGAAACCTTGTAAAGCTGCTAGGATATTGCGTTCAACTAGATGAGAAGATTTTGATATATGAATACATGCCCAAGAAAAGCCTGGACTTCTACATAAATG ATAAAAAGCAAAGCAAGTCCCTGGATTGGACTCAGAGGTTTCAAATCATCAATGGCATATCAAGAGGACTACTTTATCTTCATCAAGACTCCAGACTAAGAATCATTCATCGAGACCTTAAACCGAGCAACATTTTGCTAGATGAAGAGATGAATCCTAAAATCTCAGACTTTGGCATGGCTAGAAGTTTCGGAGGGAATGAAACCGAAGCAAATACAAAAAGAGTAGTAGGAACATA TGGTTATATGTCGCCGGAGTATGCGATTGACGGTCTATTCTCGATAAAATCCGATGTGTTTAGCTTTGGTGTCTTGGTGTTAGAGATTGTAAGTGGGAAAAGAAATAGGGGATTTCATCATCCAGGACATCAACTCAACCTTCTTGGTCAT GCATGGAAACTGTTCAAAGAGGGAAGAGCTTTGGAGCTGGTCGATGATTTAATAGTGGAAACCTGTAATCAAAATGAAGTGACGAGGTCAATCCATATTGGTCTATTATGTGTTCAACATTCCCCAGGAGATAGGCCAAGTATGTCAACAGTGGTACTAATGCTGGGTGGTGAGGGGACACTGGCTCAACCAAACGAGCCTGGTTTTTACACAGAAAGAAAGTTGATTGATGCAAGTTCTTCATCAAGCAAGCAAGAATCTTGCTCTGTCAATGAAGTTACTGTCACATTAATTGATGCTAGATAA
- the LOC7454389 gene encoding G-type lectin S-receptor-like serine/threonine-protein kinase At4g27290 isoform X1, which translates to MEEDLATDQVSIAHLMPLPVSLKLKEILLETEMKSLRLGLTLLFCLCFSSSFTKSLAADTIAANQNITDGETIVSSGGNYGMGFFSPGNSTKRYLGIWYNRISKGRVVWVANREKPVTDKSGVFKVDERGILMLYNQNSSVIWSSNISRQARNPVAQLLETGNLAVRNLDDPSPENFLWQSFHHPGNTFLPGMKVGRIASGLDVIISSWKSTDDPSPGDYTFEVDPMRLELVVNHNSNLKSRSGPWNGIGFSGLPYLKPDPIYNYTFVFNDKEAYFTFDLYNISVITTLVLSEEGIMNRLTWIDRTNSWIVYASAPADNCDNYNLCGAYGRCNIGTSPACSCLDRFMPGNQEQWQRADWSGGCVRRMPLDCKNGDGFIKYSNVKVPQANNWMVNISMTTEECRTECLKNCSCMAYANSDVIAKSGCFLWFDEHLIDIRQYTDDGQDLYIRMASSEAAAANQGQGGSKWNNKVAVILGSVLAPLLVVCLGICLLIRKKKMEQNKYTSSHGRSRKEQIPEDNFTIPYQEEDLDLPHYDLNTLAIATNGFSFSNLLGEGGFGPVYKGVFKDGQEVAVKRLSKESRQGLDEFMNEVKCIAQLQHRNLVKLLGYCVQLDEKILIYEYMPKKSLDFYINDKKQSKSLDWTQRFQIINGISRGLLYLHQDSRLRIIHRDLKPSNILLDEEMNPKISDFGMARSFGGNETEANTKRVVGTYGYMSPEYAIDGLFSIKSDVFSFGVLVLEIVSGKRNRGFHHPGHQLNLLGHAWKLFKEGRALELVDDLIVETCNQNEVTRSIHIGLLCVQHSPGDRPSMSTVVLMLGGEGTLAQPNEPGFYTERKLIDASSSSSKQESCSVNEVTVTLIDAR; encoded by the exons ATGGAGGAGGACTTGGCTACTGACCAAGTCTCCATTGCACATTTAATGCCATTGCCGGTTAGTCTCAAACTAAAAGAAATTCTGCTCGAAACAGAGATGAAAAGCCTTCGCCTTGGCCTTACCCTTCTTTTCTgcttatgtttctcttcttctttcacaAAATCCTTGGCAGCAGACACCATAGCTGCAAACCAAAACATCACTGATGGGGAGACCATTGTATCAAGTGGTGGAAACTATGGAATGGGGTTTTTCAGCCCTGGAAATTCCACAAAACGATACTTGGGAATATGGTACAACAGGATATCTAAAGGAAGAGTTGTTTGGGTTGCCAACAGAGAAAAACCAGTCACTGATAAATCCGGAGTTTTCAAGGTCGATGAAAGGGGAATCCTCATGCTTTACAATCAGAACAGCAGTGTTATTTGGTCTTCCAACATATCAAGGCAAGCTCGAAACCCTGTTGCGCAGCTTTTGGAAACAGGAAATCTTGCTGTCAGAAATCTAGATGATCCAAGCCCGGAAAACTTCTTGTGGCAAAGTTTCCACCATCCGGGGAATACATTTCTACCAGGAATGAAAGTTGGACGTATAGCTTCAGGCTTGGATGTGATCATATCGTCGTGGAAGAGCACAGATGATCCTTCTCCAGGTGATTATACTTTTGAGGTAGACCCCATGCGTTTAGAGTTGGTTGTCAATCATAATTCAAATTTGAAGTCTCGTTCAGGGCCATGGAATGGCATCGGGTTTAGTGGTCTGCCTTATTTGAAACCAGATCCAATTTATAACTATACCTTTGTTTTTAATGACAAGGAGGCATACTTCACTTTTGATCTGTATAATATTTCTGTTATTACAACATTGGTTTTGTCTGAAGAAGGTATCATGAATCGGCTTACTTGGATTGATCGAACTAATAGTTGGATTGTGTACGCGAGCGCACCCGCGGACAACTGcgataattataatttatgtggTGCTTATGGAAGGTGTAACATTGGCACTTCTCCTGCATGTAGTTGTTTGGACAGATTCATGCCGGGAAACCAAGAACAGTGGCAAAGGGCAGATTGGTCTGGTGGATGTGTTCGAAGGATGCCATTGGATTGCAAGAATGGAGATGGATTCATCAAGTATTCCAACGTCAAAGTGCCTCAAGCGAATAATTGGATGGTTAATATAAGCATGACCACGGAAGAATGCAGGACGGAATGCTTGAAGAATTGTTCTTGCATGGCTTATGCCAATTCAGATGTAATAGCAAAAAGTGGATGCTTTCTCTGGTTTGATGAACACCTGATTGATATCAGACAGTATACAGATGATGGGCAGGATCTTTACATTAGGATGGCTTCCTCTGAAGCAG CTGCTGCAAATCAAGGTCAAGGGGGCTCCAAATGGAATAACAAAGTTGCTGTTATATTGGGCTCAGTATTGGCACCATTGCTCGTCGTATGCCTGGGCATATGTTTGCTCATACGGAAGAAAAAGATGGAGCAAAACAAATATACTAGCAGTCATGGTAGGTCAA GGAAGGAGCAGATTCCAGAAGATAACTTCACAATACCTTACCAGGAGGAGGATCTTGATCTACCACACTATGACTTGAATACATTAGCTATTGCTACCAATGGCTTCTCATTCAGCAATCTGCTTGGGGAGGGTGGATTTGGACCGGTTTATAAG GGTGTGTTTAAAGATGGCCAAGAAGTAGCTGTGAAGAGGCTTTCCAAGGAATCCAGACAAGGGCTTGATGAGTTCATGAATGAAGTTAAATGCATCGCGCAACTTCAGCACCGAAACCTTGTAAAGCTGCTAGGATATTGCGTTCAACTAGATGAGAAGATTTTGATATATGAATACATGCCCAAGAAAAGCCTGGACTTCTACATAAATG ATAAAAAGCAAAGCAAGTCCCTGGATTGGACTCAGAGGTTTCAAATCATCAATGGCATATCAAGAGGACTACTTTATCTTCATCAAGACTCCAGACTAAGAATCATTCATCGAGACCTTAAACCGAGCAACATTTTGCTAGATGAAGAGATGAATCCTAAAATCTCAGACTTTGGCATGGCTAGAAGTTTCGGAGGGAATGAAACCGAAGCAAATACAAAAAGAGTAGTAGGAACATA TGGTTATATGTCGCCGGAGTATGCGATTGACGGTCTATTCTCGATAAAATCCGATGTGTTTAGCTTTGGTGTCTTGGTGTTAGAGATTGTAAGTGGGAAAAGAAATAGGGGATTTCATCATCCAGGACATCAACTCAACCTTCTTGGTCAT GCATGGAAACTGTTCAAAGAGGGAAGAGCTTTGGAGCTGGTCGATGATTTAATAGTGGAAACCTGTAATCAAAATGAAGTGACGAGGTCAATCCATATTGGTCTATTATGTGTTCAACATTCCCCAGGAGATAGGCCAAGTATGTCAACAGTGGTACTAATGCTGGGTGGTGAGGGGACACTGGCTCAACCAAACGAGCCTGGTTTTTACACAGAAAGAAAGTTGATTGATGCAAGTTCTTCATCAAGCAAGCAAGAATCTTGCTCTGTCAATGAAGTTACTGTCACATTAATTGATGCTAGATAA